The genomic DNA AAAGTCCACGGCCCGTGGGCTTTTTCAGTTTTTGGACGGTACCCGCAAATCTTATGGCGGCAATAGTGTGAACTGGAACGATCCAACTCAACAAGCATTAGCAGGTGTTCAATACATTAAAGACAGATACGGAACGCCTGAAAAAGCACTCGCATTTTGGGATAAAAATAAATGGTACTGAGGTGATTAGATGGCATCCCGACACGAACAATTTGTACAGAACCAGCGTAAACGTGCATCAGAAATTAGAGAGAGTGCTTTAAACGGCACTCTTAGTTCTCAAAAAAATACGCAGTCGCGTACCAGTCGATCAGACCAATTTCGAAATAATCAAGCGAATAAAGTCGAGTTGTCGGATGTGTTCACGCCAGAATTGGGCCTCGATTTTTTAAATAAAGCCGCGCAGGAAATGCATCGTCAAACTCAGGCCCGATCTGTGGAAAGGGCGAAGCTTCCTGATCCGTTACGTATCGGACCTGGTTTTATTGAAAATTCTACTTTTGCTCAGGCAACGAAGGGTAATCCAAAAGCTATACAAACCTTCAAGCAGGCTACTGGACAAACGATCAAACCTTTAACCGAATATGAACAGCGTATGGAAGAGATCCAAAACACAGTTAACAAAAACCCGTATCTCAAGCCGATCCAGCCTCTTGCCGAGTGGGGTACGGGTCTAATGTCAAACACAGATACAGGTAACTTTATTAACCGGGCCGTGGGCACAGGCGGTAGTATGATTGTTGGAGAACAACCCTATTACAACACCACAACAGGAAACGCTACAGCGGATAATGTAGCGGATATAGCAGGTACAGTAGGAGGTTTTGCTGGATTGGCTTTTAACCCAGCAGCACCGGGCGTTAAGGGGCAAAACCTACTTACTGGGCCAATGGCTGCGGCAGAGGGGGCGCTTGCTACGCGGGCGGGTAATGCTGCTGTGAATGCGATTAGCCGACAGGCATCTAAATTACCAGGCGTAACGTCTGCCGCTGCTGATCGTGTTACTCGCGGCATTGCTACGGGAGCAGCGACGGGGGCCATTGGGAATACTGCTTATGGCCTTAATTTGGATCAGTCTACAGGCGAGGAAATGCTTCATAATGCTACTATGGGTGCAGCGTTTGGAGCTGGCGGGGAAGTAGTGGTCAGAGGTGTCGGAGCTGGCTGGCGTGCGCTGTTCAAAAAGAACGGCATCCCTGACAGCGAAGTG from Paenibacillus sp. FSL R10-2782 includes the following:
- a CDS encoding transglycosylase SLT domain-containing protein; translated protein: MSSALQQKGLPQSWLQPTLELVARESSFNPNAKNPKSTARGLFQFLDGTRKSYGGNSVNWNDPTQQALAGVQYIKDRYGTPEKALAFWDKNKWY